TGTCCGTCGCCAGATTGAACGCCGGCCCGCGCGTGGGCGCCGGAGGCTCCCGCAACAACAGGTACGCCCACACCCCACCCGCAAGCAGCAGGGTGTTCACGGCCAGCAGGCCTGTCGCCACACGAAAGGGGCGCGGCCTGCTCGCAAGCGGTGACGAAAGCCGCTCAAAGAAACGGAAGAGCGGGCCGGTAGTTGAGGGTTCCTCCACGATCGCCGCCATCGAGGGTTGCGAGCCCGCCGGAGCACTCGCAGTACTCGCCGGATTGGCAACCGCCGCGGCAGCCGGCGGCACGACAGGTGCACTCGGCGGCTTCACGGCCACCGGCGGTGCCGCGGGCGCGAGCGGCGCCGCCGGAACTACAGCCGCTGCCGCGTGCTGTTCTGGCTCTGCCACCGGAGCCACCGGCTTGTTGGGCTCGAGCAGCTCCGCCGTCAGCTCCGCAAGCTGGGCGTCAAGGTTGTCCAGCGCCTGCAGCGCCTCCGTGGAAGGCAGCGCCGGGGCCGGCTGGTCCAGCAGCGACTTCACGTCCGACGACAACGCCGCCGCCGGCGCGGCCGCCGCCTCCACGCGGTTGGCCGTGGTGTCGATCTTGCCGAGCAGGGAATCGATATCGGCCTGGAGGTTGGGGGTCCCATCCGGCGCGGCGGTACCCTTGTTGTCGGCCGCGGGTGTCATAACCGTGGAAGATGATCGGCGTTGTGAGGCCTGGACTCAAGGGGCATCGGGAGGGTGGATGGGCCATCGAGTGTACTTTCCCAGCCTCGAGACCGTGGAATCAGGGCTGATAACCGTGACGGGGGAGGAGGCCCACCACGCCCTGCGGGTCAAACGGCTGGCGGTGGGGGACGCCATCGACGTCCTCGACGGCCAGGGGCGCGTCGCCCGCACCCGCATCGCGACCACCGACAAAACCCGCGACGGCTGGGCCATGGGGCTGGAGGTGGGCTCGCTCGACCGCGTCACACAGGTGGCCCCACTCGTCACCGTTGCCGCCGCGGTGCCCAAGGGCGAGCGGCTGGAGTGGATCATCGACGGGCTCTCGCAGGTGGGCGCCGCGGCATGGCGACCCTTGTCGACGCGCCGGTCGGTCGTCGACCCTCGCGAGGGCAAGCTGGAGCGGCTGCACCGCGTCGCGATCGAGGCGATGAAGCAGTGCGGCCGCGCGCACGTGCTCCAACTGCTGCCGATCGCGTCGCTCGCCGAGTCACTGAAGACCGGCAGAGTGGTGATCGCGGACGCCTCCGGCGGCGAGTATCAGCCCACCGGCGCAGACGCGATCACGCTTCTGATCGGCCCCGAGGGCGGCTGGGAACCCGCGGAGTTGGAAGCGGCCGCCGGAGCGGGAGCGATCATCGCGCGGTTCGGTCCCCACGTGATGCGGACAGAGATGGCCG
The sequence above is drawn from the Phycisphaerales bacterium genome and encodes:
- a CDS encoding RsmE family RNA methyltransferase codes for the protein MGHRVYFPSLETVESGLITVTGEEAHHALRVKRLAVGDAIDVLDGQGRVARTRIATTDKTRDGWAMGLEVGSLDRVTQVAPLVTVAAAVPKGERLEWIIDGLSQVGAAAWRPLSTRRSVVDPREGKLERLHRVAIEAMKQCGRAHVLQLLPIASLAESLKTGRVVIADASGGEYQPTGADAITLLIGPEGGWEPAELEAAAGAGAIIARFGPHVMRTEMAAVVACAEVLSVEKRSRARAV